In Ruminococcaceae bacterium BL-4, one DNA window encodes the following:
- a CDS encoding conserved protein of unknown function (Evidence 4 : Unknown function but conserved in other organisms) yields MAGITKPKGMALIDCAMIVFEPDDTTIAPIAITSGTKLGVEQQTKVNDAVELVIKGESIAKKPEQTTVTGHKLTLTDNLVIIDLIQILQGGNLTKDETSKKITGYTPPVSGKSEGKPGTLKAYSAIMEGSTIAGYSCIAYPHCIGVPVCMGAEDNVFQVNEYTINSTPGSGQAPYAMTIVDALPTITAA; encoded by the coding sequence ATGGCAGGTATTACAAAACCAAAGGGCATGGCGCTGATTGACTGCGCCATGATTGTATTTGAGCCAGACGACACCACCATAGCACCGATTGCAATCACATCCGGTACAAAGCTCGGCGTTGAGCAGCAGACCAAAGTGAACGACGCGGTAGAGCTGGTCATTAAAGGTGAATCAATCGCAAAAAAGCCAGAACAAACTACAGTCACTGGTCACAAGTTAACTTTAACCGACAACCTGGTAATTATAGATCTGATTCAGATACTGCAGGGTGGCAATCTGACAAAGGACGAAACCAGTAAAAAAATTACCGGGTACACTCCCCCGGTGTCTGGAAAGTCCGAAGGAAAACCGGGCACTTTAAAAGCATACTCCGCAATCATGGAAGGCTCCACTATTGCAGGTTACTCCTGCATTGCTTATCCGCATTGCATTGGTGTTCCGGTCTGCATGGGAGCTGAAGATAATGTATTTCAGGTTAATGAGTATACGATAAACAGCACACCCGGCAGCGGACAGGCTCCTTATGCAATGACAATCGTTGACGCACTCCCCACAATAACGGCAGCGTAA
- a CDS encoding conserved exported protein of unknown function (Evidence 4 : Unknown function but conserved in other organisms), with product MKKFLALLLAAIMCFALAGCGGSSKEVKFPSVDAELQSGGNTLNYSTYKESTSGDKKELSVDLDYSGSVLTNGQTKAITNILDSEFGRKYSKITVTIMEEKPRHDYVKFEYDGSEFKRIN from the coding sequence ATGAAAAAGTTTTTAGCATTGCTTTTGGCGGCAATTATGTGCTTTGCCTTAGCAGGATGCGGAGGGAGTTCTAAAGAAGTAAAATTTCCAAGCGTAGATGCAGAACTGCAAAGTGGAGGAAACACCTTAAATTATTCCACTTATAAAGAAAGTACTTCCGGAGACAAAAAAGAACTAAGCGTTGACCTAGATTATAGTGGATCTGTTCTTACCAATGGACAAACAAAAGCAATTACCAATATTTTGGATTCTGAGTTTGGACGTAAGTATTCTAAAATAACCGTTACGATCATGGAAGAAAAGCCTAGACATGATTATGTGAAATTCGAGTACGACGGATCAGAATTTAAACGAATCAACTAA
- a CDS encoding protein of unknown function (Evidence 5 : Unknown function) yields MVLTCYTPPPAGQTIPPNYGRIKVTSLDVKRKYNDVGEMDLHCAISPHNLNLLKQENILHKRGDETAYIIKSVEKVDMDGQFELSVIAYDLSILLKDRYNLETQNFNNTELDTVVRTLVGRSLTQNNLTFRDSSAASYMAARSVPHFVLGPALSGTPKVSLQDTYGEVLSLVTKLCQDNDIGFKTVFDRKTWTYRFQLYRGLDRTIGQTTNQRCIFSKKYDTILGESYLENNADYKNVAFVMGEGEDNARIGVFVRLPGTESEIPRELVVDARDLQRNDGESDSSYKARLKQRGLEKLTENKNICTATERIRPDGKKQYKKDWDLGDLVTCMNKDWGYHLNTRIPTVEEVYDSSGATYTPTLGNDIPTQNDKIKKLPIPYAHIVGTPALSTAAYTGEYTDLKGIPDKYDVGDIYISTKSTSPASKYGGTWQQIKDKFLLASGNTYKAGGTGGESTHTLTDAELPYFQVWDGGSNVNNGHTCYTKSSVNQGTYYGFDLCKIGNNQPHNNMPPYLAVYIWERLS; encoded by the coding sequence ATGGTCCTCACTTGCTATACTCCCCCACCCGCCGGACAGACGATCCCGCCCAACTATGGACGAATCAAAGTTACATCACTGGACGTCAAGCGCAAGTACAACGACGTCGGAGAGATGGACTTACACTGTGCCATTTCTCCGCACAATCTTAACCTCCTAAAGCAGGAAAACATTCTGCACAAGCGTGGCGACGAAACGGCCTACATCATTAAAAGTGTAGAAAAAGTGGATATGGACGGTCAATTTGAGCTGTCTGTTATTGCCTATGATCTATCGATCCTGTTAAAAGACCGATATAATCTTGAGACGCAGAATTTTAACAACACGGAACTCGATACTGTTGTGCGAACACTGGTCGGACGATCATTAACTCAAAACAATCTCACTTTTAGGGACTCTTCTGCGGCTTCTTACATGGCAGCACGAAGCGTCCCTCATTTTGTATTAGGACCTGCCTTATCAGGTACTCCCAAAGTAAGCCTACAGGACACCTACGGCGAGGTCTTATCCTTAGTCACCAAATTATGCCAGGATAACGATATCGGCTTTAAAACGGTATTTGACCGCAAAACATGGACATACAGATTCCAGTTATACCGAGGGCTTGACCGGACAATTGGTCAAACAACTAATCAACGCTGCATCTTTTCCAAAAAGTATGACACTATCCTCGGAGAAAGCTATTTGGAGAATAACGCTGATTACAAAAACGTCGCCTTTGTGATGGGTGAAGGCGAAGACAACGCGCGTATCGGCGTATTTGTCAGACTACCCGGTACAGAATCAGAAATTCCTAGGGAACTCGTAGTTGATGCCCGAGATCTGCAGCGTAATGACGGCGAGTCAGACAGCAGCTACAAGGCAAGGCTAAAGCAGCGTGGTTTAGAAAAGCTGACCGAAAACAAAAACATCTGTACTGCAACAGAACGAATCCGGCCGGACGGAAAAAAGCAATACAAAAAAGACTGGGACTTAGGAGACCTTGTCACCTGCATGAATAAGGACTGGGGATATCACCTTAATACCAGAATTCCAACGGTGGAAGAGGTCTATGATTCTTCCGGCGCAACATACACCCCAACGCTCGGGAATGACATTCCGACGCAAAACGATAAGATCAAAAAGCTGCCTATCCCCTACGCTCATATCGTGGGAACTCCAGCATTATCCACCGCGGCCTACACTGGAGAATACACGGATTTGAAGGGCATTCCGGACAAGTACGACGTGGGAGATATTTATATCAGCACCAAGAGTACCAGCCCCGCATCAAAATACGGCGGCACATGGCAGCAAATTAAAGATAAATTTTTGCTTGCCTCCGGAAACACCTACAAAGCCGGAGGCACGGGAGGGGAATCCACTCACACTTTAACAGATGCTGAACTGCCTTATTTTCAAGTGTGGGATGGAGGCAGTAATGTTAATAACGGCCACACTTGTTATACTAAAAGTTCTGTAAACCAGGGTACGTATTATGGATTTGATCTGTGTAAAATTGGTAATAATCAGCCACACAACAACATGCCGCCTTATTTGGCAGTTTATATTTGGGAACGATTATCTTAA
- a CDS encoding conserved protein of unknown function (Evidence 4 : Unknown function but conserved in other organisms): MGLIQQAYTLSQAIERYGKSAELWRPGKGQYGSPGVPEKVTDLQGLFHTSSGYLDITLQDSGKLTNHKQPMFLIMHSEYPKKDDTLKIGSHAFMVNTVDDVGMLGVCMDLSLTEVDSI; encoded by the coding sequence ATGGGATTGATACAGCAAGCTTATACGCTTTCACAGGCGATTGAGCGGTATGGTAAATCCGCAGAACTGTGGCGTCCTGGTAAAGGACAATATGGTTCCCCCGGTGTTCCGGAAAAAGTTACTGACCTGCAGGGACTTTTCCACACGTCAAGTGGATATCTGGACATTACGCTGCAGGATAGCGGAAAACTAACAAACCACAAGCAGCCTATGTTTCTCATTATGCATTCAGAATATCCCAAAAAGGATGACACCCTGAAAATCGGCAGTCACGCTTTTATGGTAAACACGGTAGACGATGTCGGAATGCTGGGAGTCTGCATGGACTTGTCCCTCACGGAGGTTGATAGCATATGA
- a CDS encoding conserved protein of unknown function (Evidence 4 : Unknown function but conserved in other organisms) produces MHMWKTIYDYLKSKGFDVYALGQHTGTCNTPYIVIRNNGDGARGITMEQTLYELLLYYPSDFYYQFEDYIDSVKQSMNGLFPALKLVDGPGPHYLDPDVLGYMTNLTYRLIKESKVNRN; encoded by the coding sequence ATGCATATGTGGAAAACAATTTACGACTATCTTAAAAGCAAGGGCTTTGACGTATATGCTCTCGGACAGCATACGGGCACCTGTAATACACCATACATCGTCATCCGCAACAACGGAGACGGAGCACGCGGGATCACTATGGAGCAGACTCTTTATGAGCTGCTCCTTTATTATCCCTCCGACTTTTATTATCAGTTTGAAGATTATATTGACTCTGTAAAGCAGAGCATGAACGGTCTCTTTCCGGCCCTCAAACTGGTAGATGGTCCGGGGCCGCATTATCTTGATCCCGATGTATTGGGCTACATGACAAACCTTACTTACAGGCTGATCAAGGAATCTAAAGTAAATCGTAACTAA
- a CDS encoding conserved protein of unknown function (Evidence 4 : Unknown function but conserved in other organisms), protein MAGMTPLEELKMLCREKQAPYFDDDELNYQLQRAGGDVNLAAYRCLIIKAENSTVQVSGLTLADTSRYWLRLAASVRPSGSCVIQGG, encoded by the coding sequence ATGGCTGGCATGACTCCGCTGGAAGAACTAAAAATGCTGTGCCGCGAAAAGCAAGCGCCTTATTTCGATGATGACGAGCTCAATTATCAGCTCCAGCGCGCCGGCGGAGACGTCAATCTTGCCGCCTACCGCTGCCTGATTATTAAGGCGGAAAACAGCACCGTACAAGTATCCGGGTTAACGCTCGCAGACACATCTCGCTACTGGCTGCGCCTTGCCGCCTCTGTAAGGCCGTCGGGCTCGTGTGTGATTCAGGGAGGATGA
- a CDS encoding conserved protein of unknown function (Evidence 4 : Unknown function but conserved in other organisms), translating to MSMFDFSEIYQSLDALPQKVQRSVMAYGRTAASKIEAKAKENRPWTDRTAQARDRLHGDCTRIDTGIRISLAHGVEYGVYLEFSNEKRYAVIYPTLQQEAPGVMYGLQGLFDRV from the coding sequence ATGAGTATGTTTGACTTCTCTGAAATCTACCAGTCACTTGACGCACTTCCTCAAAAAGTACAGCGGTCTGTGATGGCCTATGGCCGCACTGCCGCGAGTAAAATTGAAGCAAAAGCGAAGGAAAATCGTCCATGGACAGATCGGACAGCGCAGGCCAGAGATCGCCTGCACGGCGACTGTACGCGAATTGATACCGGGATCCGCATTTCTCTCGCGCATGGCGTGGAATACGGCGTCTATCTGGAATTTTCCAATGAAAAACGATATGCAGTAATCTATCCGACTCTCCAGCAAGAAGCTCCAGGAGTCATGTATGGGCTCCAGGGCCTTTTTGATCGGGTGTGA
- a CDS encoding putative Phage tail tape measure protein (Evidence 3 : Putative function from multiple computational evidences), translating to MAIDLGVAEGHIDLDFSNLQKGVASTVGQLQQLERTGNLTESQLRLMETATKGVGGVFNDAAQKSKRLSAEIEIAKQKAEAYKTGISGLNEIIKKSQTEYDKTGKKVDELSKKYEASKTKVQDVANAHGKESEEYQKAEKASKELNNQLLQEQSRHASLGLEINGSKAKINEYAAAMNNTQADIQNMGRELSIAESKMHAFGVAAEGVGSKMQSIGGKMSKIGGTLSLAVTAPLVAAGTASYKWAESAETSYAKVSTIADSTKLSYDQLKTGITNASNQTGVAVTDLNEALYQSISAGVDSGKAIGFTTDMVKLARGGFTDTAKAVDVVTSVLNAYGLSADNASSISDKLITTQNIGKTTVDQLASSLGRVIPAAKENKVSIDEVCTSMAVMTKHGIKTEEATTYLTSMLKELGKSGTVADQALRKMSGKGFSDLMASGKSVTNVLQILQDYASKSGKQLSDMFGSVEAGSAAFSLMSDGGKEYNEVLQQMTSSAGAAQSAADKIDATPAVKMQKELSKIKNEGIEIGEKLIPYAEKGMSAISGLVDKFDKLSDSQKDTILQGLGIVAAGGPVLKIFGKLTSGIGKVISNVGGLTQALSTAKSAHISLSAAAETLSDKNAGLAKALGSVVSPAGLTVAAITAVGVAAYAAYQKQEEAHNKFMAECDALSQKIAKETESWEKLSISTQANVSANNTESDNLRSLESELDNLVDANGRVKSGQEDRVNYILNELNGALGTNISVEDGVIQEYTKEKQSLEELIQAQRNKANLDAYQSKYTTALQGIADARKDATEAQDKLNSATDKYNGLIKEQSDLGAKGGKGLDASLTKRITDARTEMEAAQKTVGETSSVVGKYQQTIENYNDAVGASAEKNYNLSNTFLNRLTLSYTAAGNATKEQLEDQVNSTESSFEDLKQRYADGDNTVTQQMVSDAQDLANKAKAEYRKAGGDAAEGAALGFDDVKSTLKSLGIEISDAAVTAISKMGADDQSAAIDACMQLAAGAEMTAPAVKKAAKSLGIDMSDELSESLASASPDVRQNAIDLMMQLQSASEDQRPGIISALNNLGFDVDQALSSGMTDNAGNVSGAAGDTAEGAKNALTGAGLEDTANTVGSNTGANLAGGISGQSGNASGSASGIANDVQTALVNAGLEGTANTVGSGTGSNLAGGISGKSGDVSGSANTLAGTAAQIFTNYGLEALASTIGAGTGSNLAGGLSGQQEGVSDASQGLADNAQTPLSGLQDLSSAWGSDMASNFASGISGMWDTVSKAAGSLANAVKGLLHFSRPDYGPMRDYEQWPVDFVNRYAELLKQSSPAIEKQSRAIAERMRDAMVVNPTIDTSTWESVNDVLQGQKLPLKQVLKVQYDKDNANTYKQAITDGILSLKKELTASLMSAAPDVTINNNGNQQMDAAAAAAAFHRQQIKAAHGL from the coding sequence ATGGCTATTGATTTAGGCGTGGCAGAAGGCCATATTGACCTTGATTTTTCCAATTTGCAAAAGGGCGTCGCTTCCACAGTAGGTCAGTTACAGCAGCTTGAGCGTACTGGTAATCTCACAGAATCACAGCTGCGATTGATGGAAACTGCTACTAAAGGCGTAGGCGGTGTGTTTAATGACGCCGCACAAAAATCCAAACGCCTATCAGCTGAAATTGAAATTGCAAAGCAAAAGGCGGAGGCTTATAAAACCGGAATATCAGGATTAAATGAGATTATTAAAAAGTCTCAAACCGAGTATGATAAAACCGGGAAAAAAGTTGACGAGCTTTCCAAAAAGTATGAAGCTTCTAAAACAAAAGTGCAGGACGTTGCAAATGCACACGGTAAAGAGTCCGAAGAATACCAAAAGGCGGAAAAAGCATCAAAGGAATTAAATAATCAGCTTTTGCAGGAGCAGTCCCGGCACGCCTCTTTAGGGCTTGAAATTAATGGCTCTAAAGCAAAAATCAACGAGTATGCGGCCGCCATGAACAATACGCAGGCGGATATTCAGAATATGGGGCGTGAACTTAGCATTGCAGAGAGCAAAATGCACGCCTTCGGGGTAGCTGCCGAAGGTGTCGGAAGTAAAATGCAAAGCATCGGCGGAAAAATGAGCAAAATCGGCGGAACTTTATCTCTTGCCGTCACCGCTCCTCTTGTCGCTGCCGGTACTGCTTCTTATAAATGGGCCGAGAGTGCCGAAACCAGCTATGCCAAAGTCAGCACTATTGCGGATAGTACAAAGCTTTCCTACGATCAACTTAAAACTGGAATTACTAACGCATCAAACCAAACCGGCGTTGCAGTCACAGATTTAAATGAAGCTCTTTATCAGTCTATTTCTGCAGGCGTAGACTCCGGCAAAGCCATTGGATTTACGACCGATATGGTAAAACTGGCACGTGGTGGATTTACGGATACGGCAAAAGCCGTTGATGTCGTAACTTCGGTACTCAACGCCTACGGCTTGAGTGCAGATAATGCCTCTAGTATCAGTGATAAATTGATCACCACACAGAATATCGGCAAAACGACTGTGGACCAGCTAGCATCCAGTTTAGGCCGCGTGATCCCAGCAGCCAAAGAAAACAAAGTATCCATTGATGAAGTTTGTACATCGATGGCAGTCATGACAAAGCACGGCATTAAAACTGAAGAAGCTACTACCTATCTTACGTCAATGCTTAAAGAATTAGGTAAAAGTGGTACCGTTGCAGATCAAGCTTTGCGCAAAATGTCTGGAAAGGGATTTTCAGACTTAATGGCAAGCGGAAAATCTGTTACAAATGTCCTCCAGATACTACAAGATTATGCATCAAAAAGCGGTAAACAACTCAGTGACATGTTCGGCAGCGTAGAAGCCGGAAGTGCAGCATTCTCTCTTATGTCCGACGGTGGCAAAGAATACAATGAAGTTTTGCAGCAAATGACAAGCTCAGCAGGTGCCGCACAATCTGCTGCCGATAAGATAGATGCTACTCCTGCTGTAAAAATGCAGAAAGAGCTCAGCAAAATCAAAAATGAAGGAATTGAAATCGGCGAAAAGCTGATCCCATATGCTGAGAAAGGCATGTCCGCTATTAGTGGACTGGTCGATAAATTTGATAAATTATCCGATTCCCAAAAAGATACAATCCTGCAAGGGTTGGGAATTGTCGCGGCAGGCGGTCCGGTATTAAAAATATTTGGCAAACTAACTTCTGGAATTGGAAAAGTGATCTCTAATGTAGGCGGATTAACGCAAGCCTTGTCAACCGCCAAATCTGCGCACATCAGTTTGTCAGCTGCGGCAGAAACTCTGAGCGATAAAAACGCGGGACTAGCTAAGGCGTTAGGTAGTGTTGTATCCCCTGCAGGACTGACTGTAGCTGCGATTACTGCTGTAGGTGTAGCAGCCTATGCAGCTTATCAAAAGCAGGAAGAAGCTCACAACAAATTTATGGCTGAGTGCGATGCGCTATCTCAAAAGATTGCCAAAGAAACAGAGTCCTGGGAAAAACTATCTATCAGTACACAGGCAAATGTGTCCGCCAATAATACAGAATCTGATAATCTGCGTAGTCTGGAATCCGAGCTTGATAATCTTGTCGATGCGAACGGCCGTGTAAAAAGCGGGCAAGAAGATAGAGTCAATTATATTCTAAATGAGCTTAATGGCGCATTAGGTACCAATATCTCCGTGGAAGATGGCGTTATACAAGAATATACCAAAGAAAAACAAAGCTTGGAAGAACTTATCCAGGCACAAAGAAATAAAGCCAATCTTGATGCCTATCAGTCAAAATACACCACCGCACTGCAGGGAATTGCAGATGCGAGAAAAGATGCGACAGAAGCACAGGACAAATTAAATAGCGCAACAGATAAATATAACGGTCTGATTAAGGAACAATCAGACCTCGGGGCTAAAGGTGGCAAAGGACTAGATGCCTCGCTCACCAAAAGGATCACAGATGCTCGCACAGAAATGGAAGCGGCACAAAAAACGGTCGGAGAAACAAGCTCAGTCGTCGGTAAGTATCAGCAAACGATAGAAAACTATAATGACGCTGTTGGTGCAAGTGCGGAAAAAAATTATAATCTATCCAATACCTTTTTAAATCGTCTGACTTTATCTTATACAGCGGCAGGTAATGCTACAAAGGAGCAACTGGAAGATCAGGTAAATTCCACAGAAAGCAGTTTTGAGGATCTAAAGCAGAGATATGCTGATGGAGATAACACCGTAACGCAGCAGATGGTATCGGATGCACAAGACCTTGCCAACAAAGCAAAGGCAGAATATCGTAAAGCCGGAGGAGATGCTGCAGAAGGTGCGGCACTTGGATTTGATGACGTTAAGTCCACCTTAAAAAGTCTTGGGATAGAAATATCAGACGCCGCAGTCACAGCAATATCAAAGATGGGTGCTGACGATCAAAGTGCGGCTATTGATGCTTGTATGCAATTAGCGGCAGGAGCAGAGATGACCGCGCCTGCTGTAAAAAAGGCTGCAAAGTCCCTCGGAATCGATATGTCGGACGAACTCTCGGAATCTCTTGCGAGTGCTTCCCCCGATGTACGACAAAATGCCATAGACCTAATGATGCAATTGCAAAGTGCATCTGAAGATCAAAGGCCGGGTATTATATCTGCACTTAATAATCTCGGCTTTGACGTCGATCAGGCTCTGAGCTCCGGAATGACGGACAACGCCGGCAATGTTTCCGGTGCTGCCGGAGATACCGCAGAGGGCGCAAAGAACGCATTAACCGGCGCTGGGCTGGAAGATACCGCAAATACTGTCGGATCAAATACCGGTGCTAACCTAGCCGGAGGAATCAGCGGGCAAAGCGGTAACGCATCGGGCAGCGCGTCGGGAATTGCAAATGATGTACAGACAGCTCTCGTCAACGCGGGGTTGGAAGGCACTGCAAATACCGTCGGATCCGGAACCGGCTCTAACCTAGCCGGCGGAATCAGTGGAAAAAGCGGTGATGTATCAGGCAGTGCCAACACACTTGCAGGAACCGCCGCACAAATATTCACTAATTATGGTTTGGAAGCCCTTGCAAGCACTATTGGAGCCGGAACCGGGTCAAATCTTGCCGGCGGACTTAGTGGGCAACAGGAAGGTGTAAGTGATGCATCTCAAGGGCTCGCGGATAACGCTCAAACCCCTTTGTCCGGATTGCAAGATCTGTCTTCCGCGTGGGGCTCTGATATGGCGTCTAATTTTGCAAGTGGTATTAGCGGTATGTGGGACACCGTATCAAAAGCTGCAGGAAGTCTTGCTAATGCAGTAAAAGGACTACTGCATTTCTCCCGCCCTGACTATGGCCCTATGCGGGACTATGAACAGTGGCCGGTGGACTTTGTCAATCGTTATGCGGAACTTTTAAAGCAGTCCTCCCCCGCTATAGAAAAGCAGTCCAGAGCGATTGCAGAACGCATGCGTGATGCTATGGTCGTAAACCCAACTATTGACACGAGTACCTGGGAATCCGTCAATGATGTGTTGCAGGGACAAAAGCTGCCATTGAAGCAGGTCCTTAAGGTGCAGTACGATAAGGATAATGCCAATACTTATAAGCAAGCCATTACCGACGGAATCTTATCTCTTAAAAAAGAACTTACCGCATCACTTATGTCCGCGGCGCCGGATGTCACAATTAATAACAACGGAAACCAACAAATGGATGCAGCGGCCGCGGCGGCAGCTTTCCACCGCCAGCAGATCAAAGCCGCACACGGGCTATAA
- a CDS encoding putative Phage tail protein (Evidence 3 : Putative function from multiple computational evidences) has product MEYFKNLTTRKQFDIDYDRRILYTYDLGMIPANFTTSKGVDQIGESVLHTDLGPRPLEFVCYLKADSQTEMDLLERSVRSFFNPLQKFQYVDTIKDRVISFRIKNTPDIKDNHADDTSLLLEFDLAATAYEPCYRAIDSKSIQLAQWIKKFKFPTAFKAITFATREQSLIKNIYNPGDLPCGMLITFQAHAAIKNPGILNANTREYFQFDHLDMQSGDVVTVDTENQSADLLRGGVHTDISNCVDPDCDYLQLHAGDNVLRYYSDTNTDNLDCGITYDPIYL; this is encoded by the coding sequence ATGGAATACTTTAAAAATCTCACGACCAGAAAACAATTCGATATCGACTATGACCGCAGGATCTTATACACCTATGATCTAGGAATGATTCCCGCAAACTTTACGACGTCAAAAGGGGTTGATCAAATCGGAGAATCCGTCCTGCATACGGATCTCGGACCCCGGCCACTGGAATTTGTATGTTATCTGAAGGCAGACTCACAAACAGAAATGGATTTATTGGAACGCTCCGTGCGTTCCTTTTTTAATCCGTTGCAGAAATTCCAGTATGTAGACACCATTAAAGACCGCGTGATCTCTTTCCGAATCAAAAACACGCCGGATATCAAAGACAATCATGCAGACGACACCTCATTGCTGCTGGAATTCGACTTAGCCGCTACGGCATATGAGCCGTGCTACAGAGCGATTGATTCAAAGTCCATACAGCTTGCACAGTGGATCAAAAAGTTCAAGTTTCCAACCGCCTTTAAAGCGATTACTTTTGCTACCCGTGAGCAGTCATTAATTAAAAACATCTATAACCCCGGAGATCTGCCATGCGGAATGCTGATCACTTTTCAGGCACATGCAGCAATCAAAAATCCCGGCATCCTCAACGCAAATACCCGCGAGTATTTCCAGTTTGACCATTTGGATATGCAGTCGGGGGATGTTGTCACGGTGGATACGGAAAACCAGTCTGCAGATCTGCTGCGAGGTGGAGTACACACAGATATCAGTAATTGCGTCGATCCGGACTGTGACTATCTGCAGCTCCACGCCGGAGATAACGTTCTGCGGTATTATTCTGACACAAACACAGACAACCTGGACTGCGGGATCACTTATGATCCAATTTATCTATGA
- a CDS encoding conserved protein of unknown function (Evidence 4 : Unknown function but conserved in other organisms) — MAVTNISEIKKYADGVEVDLPGFAEEEVFTVKLRRPSMLLLAQSGDIPNPLLHTAADLFTGGTNKAGEGDFLNMAKVFETIAKASLVSPSYDELQAAGINLTDVQLTYIYNYSQTGVDILRRFRQKSKPSGDNHDGESVPKKARRVTKHS; from the coding sequence ATGGCAGTTACAAATATCTCTGAAATTAAAAAGTATGCGGACGGCGTGGAAGTTGATCTTCCCGGATTCGCAGAGGAGGAAGTCTTTACGGTAAAACTCCGTCGTCCATCCATGCTCCTTTTAGCACAGTCCGGTGATATTCCGAACCCACTGCTGCACACAGCGGCGGACTTATTTACCGGTGGTACAAACAAGGCCGGTGAAGGCGATTTTCTGAACATGGCAAAGGTGTTTGAAACCATTGCAAAAGCGTCTCTTGTCTCTCCTTCTTATGATGAGCTGCAGGCTGCCGGAATCAATTTAACCGATGTGCAGCTCACTTACATCTACAACTACAGTCAGACGGGGGTTGATATCCTCCGTCGATTTCGTCAAAAGTCAAAGCCTTCTGGGGACAATCACGATGGCGAAAGCGTACCAAAAAAGGCCCGCAGAGTTACTAAGCATTCATGA
- a CDS encoding conserved protein of unknown function (Evidence 4 : Unknown function but conserved in other organisms), translating into MKILDQQGNEILNPDLTKGHLESDKLTIHHDAVTAVTEQSHLKTVRVYPNGGKDVEKVVDVPAVVGHDAYDEYEDIERYIPYSEAELSAIEKQKNTPTLENRVAALEEMQLAAIMGGNA; encoded by the coding sequence ATGAAAATTTTAGATCAACAGGGCAATGAAATCTTGAATCCGGATCTTACAAAAGGTCATCTGGAATCGGACAAGCTGACGATTCATCATGATGCGGTAACGGCCGTTACAGAACAATCGCACCTAAAGACGGTGCGCGTCTATCCAAATGGTGGAAAGGACGTCGAAAAAGTTGTCGATGTGCCAGCAGTCGTCGGGCATGACGCCTACGACGAGTACGAGGATATCGAACGCTATATCCCCTATTCCGAAGCAGAGCTTTCCGCCATTGAAAAGCAGAAGAACACGCCAACGCTTGAAAACCGGGTGGCTGCGTTGGAAGAAATGCAGCTCGCTGCAATTATGGGAGGGAATGCGTAA
- a CDS encoding protein of unknown function (Evidence 5 : Unknown function): MGAIANFLMIQYQLGRVTAEQINSLIEKKLTQEEANEITGVVSNGRTF, encoded by the coding sequence ATGGGTGCAATTGCTAATTTTTTGATGATACAGTATCAATTAGGCCGTGTTACCGCCGAACAAATTAATTCTTTAATTGAAAAAAAGTTGACACAGGAAGAAGCCAATGAAATTACGGGGGTGGTCAGTAATGGCAGAACATTTTAG